A single genomic interval of Labrus bergylta chromosome 18, fLabBer1.1, whole genome shotgun sequence harbors:
- the LOC109999570 gene encoding dehydrogenase/reductase SDR family member 13 → MLLELLLFGAALVGLYFLLHLTVLKMPRCKSDVTLNGKTAIVTGANTGIGKTTAMDLARRGARVIMACRDRGRAEAAIKDIVQETGNNQVVFMQLDLSSLKSVRSFAENFLRLESRLDLLINNAGLLSKGKTEDGFGMIFGVNHLGHFLLTVLLLDRLKASGPSRIVTVSSDGHKGGKVDFNCLTTHRDLSLGDNDFQLLKNYCHSKLCNILFTTELAKRLQDSDVTCYSLHPGIIKTEIARNTGFLWKLVVTPIFAPFLVDAESGAQTTLHCALEPGIEHLSGHYFSSCAPLTNLKARDDATAKKLWELSESFCGLS, encoded by the exons atgctgctggagctgctgctttTCGGGGCCGCGTTAGTCGGACTTTATTTCCTCCTTCACTTGACTGTTTTAAAGATGCCGAGGTGTAAAAGTGACGTGACGTTAAACGGGAAAACTGCCATCGTCACCG GAGCAAACACTGGCATCGGTAAGACCACAGCAATGGACTTGGCGAGGAGGGGGGCAAGAGTGATCATGGCCTGCAGGGACAGAGGCCGAGCAGAGGCCGCCATCAAGGACATCGTCCAG GAGACGGGGAACAACCAGGTGGTCTTCATGCAGCTCGACCTGTCCAGTCTGAAGTCCGTTCGATCATTCGCTGAAAACTTCCTGCGTTTGGAGTCCAGACTTGATCTGCTCATCAACAATGCTG GTCTGTTGTCAAAGGGAAAAACAGAGGACGGCTTTGGGATGATCTTTGGTGTAAATCACCTgggtcacttcctgttgacgGTCCTGCTCCTGGACCGGCTAAAGGCGAGCGGCCCGAGCCGCATTGTGACGGTGTCATCTGACGGCCACAAGGGAGGGAAAGTGGATTTCAATTGTCTGACGACTCACAGAGATTTAAGTTTGGGCGACAACGACTTCCAGCTGCTCAAGAACTACTGCCACAGCAAACTGTGCAACATCCTGTTCACCACCGAGCTCGCCAAGAGGCTGCAGGACTCAGACGTCACCTGCTACAGCCTCCATCCAG GAATCATAAAGACAGAGATCGCTCGGAACACGGGTTTCTTGTGGAAGCTCGTGGTGACACCCATCTTTGCCCCTTTCCTTGTGGACGCTGAGTCCGGAGCTCAGACCACGCTCCACTGTGCACTGGAGCCGGGAATCGAACACCTCAGTGGACACTACTTCTCCAGCTGTGCTCCACTAACCAACCTCAAGGCGAGAGACGATGCCACGGCGAAGAAGCTGTGGGAGCTCAGCGAGAGTTTCTGCGGTCTGTCCTAA
- the hikeshi gene encoding protein Hikeshi, producing the protein MFGCLVAGRLVQTDAVQVASDKFVFNLPDYEHVNHVVVFMLGTVPFPAGMGGAVYFSFPDPVSGGPVWQLLGFITNDKPSAIFKISGLRTGEGGAHPFGMMASSPSPSVAQVGVSVEVLEQLSQQVPVSSAAVSTVDSFLQFTQKMLDSLYNYASSFAVTQAQMTPNPSETFIPSSCILKWYENFQRRMAQNPNFWKN; encoded by the exons ATGTTTGGCTGTTTGGTCGCCGGTCGGTTGGTGCAGACCGACGCGGTGCAGGTCGCCTCGGATAAGTTCGTGTTCAACCTGCCGGACTACGAGCACGTGAACCATGTGGTGGTGTTCATGCTGGGCACGGTGCCGTTCCCCGCCGGGATGGGCGGTGCCGTCTATTTCTCCTTCCCTGACCCGGTGAGCGGCGGCCCGGTGTGGCAGCTGCTCGGCTTCATCACCAACGACAAGCCCAGCGCCATCTTCAAGATCTCCGGGCTGAGGACAGGGGAGGGCGGCGCGCACCCCTTCGGGATGATGGCCTCCTCCCCGTCGCCCTCCGTGGCTCAGGTCGGGGTGTCCGTGGAGGTTCTGGAGCAGCTGTCCCAGCAG GTCCCCGTGTCCAGCGCCGCCGTGTCCACCGTGGACTCCTTCCTGCAGTTCACTCAGAAGATGCTGGACAGTCTCTACAACTACGCCTCGTCCTTCGCCGTCACACAGGCTCAGATGACCCCGAACCCCTCGGAGACCTTCATCCCCTCCAGCTGCATCCTCAAGTGGTACGAGAACTTCCAGAGGAGGATGGCACAGAACCCGAACTTCTGGAAGAACTGA